A window of the Acanthochromis polyacanthus isolate Apoly-LR-REF ecotype Palm Island chromosome 10, KAUST_Apoly_ChrSc, whole genome shotgun sequence genome harbors these coding sequences:
- the fhl1a gene encoding four and a half LIM domains protein 1a, producing the protein MTDRFDCYYCRDNLHGKKYVKKDDKHVCTKCFDKLCANTCAECRRPIGADAKELHHKNRYWHEDCFRCAKCYKPLASEPFSARDDGKIMCGKCGSREDGNRCQGCYKVVMPGSQNVEYKNKVWHEECFTCFECKQPIRTQSFLTKGDDIYCAPCHEKKFAKKCFHCKQPITSGGISYQDQPWHSECFVCQTCRKPLAGARFTSHENNVYCVDCYKTDVAKKCHGCKNPITGFGHGTNVVNYEGYSWHEYCFNCKKCSLSLANKRFVINGDHIYCPDCAKKL; encoded by the exons ATGACCGACCGCTTCGACTGCTACTACTGCCGTGACAATCTGCATGGGAAGAAGTATGTGAAGAAGGATGACAAGCACGTGTGCACCAAGTGCTTCGATAAGCTCTGTGCCAACACCTGTGCAGAGTGCAGACGCCCCATTGGTGCTGATGCCAAG GAGCTGCACCATAAGAACCGCTACTGGCATGAGGACTGTTTCCGCTGTGCCAAGTGCTACAAGCCGCTGGCCAGTGAGCCGTTCAGCGCTCGCGATGATGGCAAGATAATGTGTGGCAAGTGTGGCTCCCGGGAGGATGGAAACCGGTGCCAGGGCTGCTACAAGGTGGTCATGCCAG GATCCCAGAATGTGGAGTACAAGAACAAGGTGTGGCATGAGGAATGCTTCACTTGCTTTGAGTGCAAGCAGCCAATCCGCACACAGAGTTTCCTCACCAAGGGTGATGACATCTACTGTGCTCCCTGCCATGAAAAGAAGTTTGCCAAGAAATGCTTCCACTGCAAGCAG CCCATCACCTCTGGAGGGATCAGCTACCAGGACCAGCCCTGGCACTCTGAGTGTTTTGTGTGCCAAACCTGCCGTAAGCCTCTGGCAGGAGCTCGATTCACTTCGCACGAGAACAACGTTTACTGCGTTGACTGCTACAAGACTGACGTGGCCAAGAAGTGCCACGGCTGCAAGAACCCCATCACAG GGTTCGGCCATGGCACCAATGTGGTGAACTATGAGGGATACTCCTGGCATGAGTATTGCTTCAACTGCAAGAAATGCTCCCTCTCACTGGCCAACAAGCGCTTCGTCATCAACGGAGATCATATTTACTGCCCCGACTGCGCTAAGAAGCTGTAA